A stretch of the Mycobacteroides immunogenum genome encodes the following:
- a CDS encoding DUF2786 domain-containing protein, producing the protein MTEDKQLSRIAALLRQAEGTDNAHEAEAFMAAAQRLATATSIDLAVARAHSVKRDAQARPTQRTITIGEAGTRGLRTYVNLFALIAGANDVTCDVASNSTYVYAYGFAEDIDAVHALYASLVVQMVRASDTYISSGAHRPTPTITARLNFQLAFGTRVGQRLTDARQEARAEAVKTEKRGTGTELVLRDKEIELRDFYKGASTARGRWRAVSAQAGYSSHARRAGDRAGRRARLGASPELAGARAALDKN; encoded by the coding sequence GTGACAGAGGACAAGCAGCTCTCGCGGATCGCCGCCCTGCTCCGTCAGGCCGAAGGCACCGATAACGCGCACGAGGCCGAGGCCTTCATGGCGGCGGCGCAGCGGCTCGCCACCGCAACCTCCATCGATCTGGCGGTCGCCCGGGCGCATTCGGTCAAACGTGATGCGCAGGCGCGGCCCACCCAGCGCACCATCACGATCGGCGAGGCCGGCACCCGGGGCTTGCGCACCTACGTCAACCTGTTCGCGCTCATCGCGGGCGCCAACGACGTCACCTGCGACGTCGCGTCAAACTCCACCTACGTGTATGCCTACGGCTTCGCCGAGGACATCGACGCCGTGCACGCGCTGTACGCGAGCCTGGTGGTCCAGATGGTGCGCGCCTCGGACACGTACATCAGTTCCGGGGCGCACCGTCCCACCCCGACCATCACGGCCCGCCTGAACTTCCAGTTGGCATTCGGAACCAGGGTGGGGCAGCGGCTGACAGATGCTCGCCAGGAGGCGCGCGCCGAGGCCGTCAAGACCGAGAAGCGGGGCACGGGAACCGAACTGGTGCTGCGCGACAAGGAAATCGAGCTGCGTGACTTCTACAAGGGCGCCTCGACGGCGCGGGGTCGCTGGCGTGCGGTGAGTGCTCAGGCGGGATACTCCTCGCATGCCCGCCGTGCCGGTGATCGTGCGGGCCGGCGAGCCAGGCTCGGTGCGAGTCCCGAGTTGGCGGGGGCTCGAGCGGCATTGGACAAGAACTGA
- a CDS encoding alpha/beta hydrolase, protein MQRAFDGADNVRIVYDTWTPEGTPRAVVVLSHGFGEHARRYDHVAQRFNDAGYLVYALDHRGHGRSGGKRVYLRDISEYTDDFGTLVDIAAREHPDVKRIVLGHSMGGGIVFAYGVDHQDRYDLMVLSGPAIAAQVGLPYVLTLIAPVVGRLMPGLPVTELDVNAISHDPAIIAAYNADPLVHHGRVPAGIGRALLGVGKTMRQRAAGLKRPVLTMHGSDDRLTAPEGSVWLSESAPDATLKIWNGLYHEIFNEFEKELVLDEVVGWIDARL, encoded by the coding sequence GTGCAGCGCGCCTTCGACGGCGCCGATAACGTGCGGATCGTCTACGACACCTGGACGCCGGAAGGGACACCGCGCGCGGTGGTGGTGCTCTCCCATGGATTCGGCGAACATGCGCGCCGCTACGACCACGTGGCCCAGCGATTCAACGACGCGGGTTACCTGGTGTACGCGCTGGACCATCGTGGACATGGCAGGTCGGGAGGCAAACGCGTCTACCTGCGGGACATCTCCGAGTACACCGATGACTTCGGCACCCTGGTGGATATCGCGGCACGCGAGCACCCCGACGTGAAGCGGATCGTGCTGGGCCACAGCATGGGCGGCGGCATCGTCTTCGCCTACGGCGTGGATCACCAGGATCGTTACGACCTGATGGTGCTCTCCGGGCCCGCGATCGCCGCCCAGGTGGGGCTGCCGTACGTGCTGACGCTGATCGCGCCGGTGGTGGGACGCCTGATGCCCGGGTTGCCGGTCACCGAACTTGATGTCAACGCGATCTCGCACGACCCGGCGATCATCGCCGCGTACAACGCCGACCCACTGGTGCACCACGGCCGGGTGCCGGCGGGGATCGGGCGGGCGCTCCTGGGCGTGGGGAAGACGATGCGCCAGCGCGCGGCGGGTTTGAAGCGTCCGGTGCTGACCATGCACGGCAGCGATGATCGGCTGACGGCGCCCGAAGGCAGCGTATGGCTGTCCGAATCGGCGCCCGATGCCACGCTGAAGATCTGGAACGGCCTGTATCACGAGATCTTCAACGAGTTCGAGAAGGAGCTCGTGCTCGATGAGGTCGTGGGCTGGATCGACGCCCGGCTCTGA
- a CDS encoding O-methyltransferase — protein MADADTRWIEIDDYLERTVATDAAELNHIRQAQEDGGLPDIAVSATQGKFLYLLATIAKARRVLEVGTLGGYSTAWLAKAVGPQGAVVTLEFDPNHAAVAQASLTEAGFGDRVQVLVGAALDSLPAVEGPFDLVFIDADKSNNPGYLDWALRLTQPGAVIVVDNVIRWISAEGPNAEGTREALERLGSDPRVDATALQTVGVKGWDGLAIAVVR, from the coding sequence ATGGCCGATGCAGACACCCGCTGGATAGAGATCGACGACTACCTGGAGCGCACCGTCGCTACCGACGCCGCCGAGTTGAACCATATTCGGCAGGCGCAGGAGGACGGTGGTCTTCCGGATATCGCGGTCTCGGCGACGCAGGGCAAGTTCCTGTACCTGCTGGCGACGATCGCCAAGGCTCGCCGGGTGCTGGAGGTCGGGACGCTCGGCGGATACAGCACCGCATGGCTCGCCAAGGCGGTCGGGCCCCAGGGTGCGGTGGTGACCCTCGAATTCGATCCCAACCATGCCGCCGTCGCACAGGCGAGCCTGACCGAGGCGGGCTTCGGGGATCGGGTGCAGGTACTGGTGGGGGCTGCGCTGGACTCGCTGCCCGCGGTCGAGGGGCCGTTCGATCTGGTGTTCATCGACGCCGATAAGTCCAACAATCCGGGCTATCTGGACTGGGCGCTACGCCTGACGCAGCCTGGAGCCGTCATTGTCGTGGACAACGTCATCCGCTGGATCTCGGCGGAAGGCCCGAATGCCGAAGGTACCCGGGAAGCGCTGGAACGACTGGGCTCCGATCCCCGCGTCGATGCCACCGCGCTGCAGACGGTCGGTGTCAAGGGCTGGGACGGCCTGGCGATCGCGGTGGTGCGTTAG
- a CDS encoding TIGR04338 family metallohydrolase: MSDQPRPRDTQRAKVYAAEEFVRTIFERAASHSQRDIDFFGTRLTLPPEARFASVESVQRYVDDVLALVDSRWPAGPVTVRARRGATAAHYERDGERAAIAVPDDRNGSAWAMRELVILHELAHHLCPYDGPAHGHDFVVLYPELAGLAMGPEVEFMLRTVYAREGAR, translated from the coding sequence CTGAGCGATCAGCCGCGCCCTCGGGACACGCAGCGCGCCAAGGTGTACGCCGCGGAGGAATTCGTGCGCACCATCTTCGAGCGGGCGGCCAGTCACAGTCAACGGGATATCGACTTCTTCGGTACCCGGCTGACCCTGCCGCCCGAGGCGCGTTTCGCGTCGGTCGAATCGGTGCAGCGTTACGTCGACGACGTGCTGGCGCTGGTGGACAGTAGATGGCCCGCCGGGCCCGTCACCGTGCGCGCGCGGCGCGGTGCGACAGCGGCACACTACGAGCGCGACGGGGAAAGAGCGGCCATCGCCGTTCCCGATGACCGCAACGGAAGCGCTTGGGCCATGCGTGAACTGGTGATTCTGCACGAACTGGCGCACCACCTGTGCCCGTACGACGGCCCGGCGCACGGACATGATTTCGTGGTGCTGTATCCCGAGCTGGCGGGACTGGCGATGGGGCCGGAGGTCGAATTCATGCTCCGGACCGTCTATGCCCGCGAGGGTGCGCGCTAA
- a CDS encoding oxygenase MpaB family protein — MTLQENALLPAAYAENLANPAPAHTKVRNALRRWSGFDLMPSEEVVRQYGAGLWITDPVAERFVEEVYYGDIGPERGRALLDRALTEGIHAVDDAPESMRALFAEFDTLPSWADPQLIEAGAAVWRRWGYDMGSIANAGTMDTYTEGWLATPLSLAGGYAGQGAMHRHLETSRWWLECARPGATLDRYSVARQITMKIRVMHVSVRRGVRKHPEWRREQWGEPISQSEMLLTLIAGSVAPGLGLWAVGYLTTRSEMIAALHFCRYLGYLLGVRCDDIYPETVADAVRILYHFDATRAYDGGHASRELVESFVPSFTPSSGASPANRLRGLFHLQLQAGFTRLFMLPWNRRLYRIPNGWIGTAALVARAPFVAAVEIARHIAPAVDRHWQRGKMRRWEHWIDWQSGAHTHEFRDLSAMRR; from the coding sequence GTGACCCTGCAAGAGAACGCCCTGCTACCTGCGGCATACGCGGAGAATCTGGCGAACCCGGCACCGGCGCACACCAAAGTGCGGAACGCCCTGCGGCGGTGGTCCGGCTTCGATCTCATGCCTTCCGAGGAGGTGGTACGCCAGTACGGCGCGGGCCTGTGGATAACCGATCCGGTCGCCGAGAGATTCGTCGAAGAGGTCTACTACGGCGACATCGGCCCCGAACGCGGCCGCGCACTGCTCGACCGAGCCCTGACCGAGGGGATCCACGCCGTCGACGACGCACCGGAATCGATGCGGGCGTTGTTCGCCGAGTTCGACACGTTGCCGTCCTGGGCCGACCCGCAGCTCATCGAGGCCGGGGCCGCCGTGTGGAGGCGGTGGGGCTACGACATGGGCTCCATCGCGAACGCGGGCACCATGGATACCTACACCGAAGGCTGGCTAGCGACTCCGCTCTCACTGGCGGGCGGTTACGCAGGTCAAGGTGCGATGCACCGCCATCTTGAAACCAGCCGGTGGTGGCTGGAGTGCGCGCGACCCGGGGCCACGCTAGATCGATACTCCGTCGCGCGACAGATCACCATGAAGATCCGCGTCATGCACGTTTCGGTGCGTCGCGGAGTTCGCAAACACCCCGAATGGCGCCGCGAGCAATGGGGTGAGCCAATCAGCCAATCGGAGATGCTGCTGACACTGATCGCCGGCAGTGTGGCCCCCGGCCTTGGGCTATGGGCCGTCGGATACCTCACCACACGATCGGAAATGATTGCCGCCCTGCACTTTTGTCGATACTTGGGCTACCTACTCGGCGTCCGCTGTGATGACATTTACCCCGAGACGGTCGCGGACGCCGTGCGCATCCTGTACCACTTCGATGCCACCCGCGCCTATGACGGTGGGCACGCCTCCCGCGAATTGGTGGAGTCGTTCGTTCCTTCGTTCACACCGAGTTCCGGCGCGTCACCGGCCAATCGGCTCCGAGGGCTATTTCATCTGCAGCTGCAGGCAGGTTTCACGAGGCTCTTTATGCTGCCGTGGAACCGCAGGCTCTACCGGATTCCCAACGGGTGGATCGGAACTGCGGCACTCGTCGCACGCGCGCCGTTCGTCGCCGCGGTAGAGATTGCCCGCCACATCGCCCCCGCCGTGGATCGGCATTGGCAGCGGGGCAAGATGCGGCGCTGGGAACATTGGATCGACTGGCAGTCCGGTGCGCATACCCACGAATTCCGCGATCTCTCGGCTATGCGCCGCTAG
- a CDS encoding aldehyde dehydrogenase family protein produces the protein MTDVQIESPVDQALQDLAEGEKTWAKTSLAGRLQLLADTRQRVIDNAQQWVQAAAFQIKKLDPQSPLVGEEWISGPYAVAGALAALIASLEQLQAGHSPLRDAKFGVTPGGRTTVSVLPLNVFDSLLLSGFSAELWLQPGVDQAEALRTAGLAQRDPSHTHGVGAVLGAGNITSIAPLDTLYELFANNRVVALKLNPITDPLLPVFTKVLQPFIEIGAVRILTGGADVGTYLVHHQLVDHVHMTGSAITHDAIVFGTGEEGAQRKAANQPVLDKAITSELGGVSPTIVVPGEWNASDIEFQTRHIATQRLHNNGYNCIASQVVVLSKAWPQREEFLTALRKALDEAPARPAYYPGSDDRVAGAQRSYPDAERHGQNGARVLVVDPDDRTALLRTEYFGPVLGVIELDSDGTEFLREATRVANDEFVGTLGVNVLAHPDSIKALGSDFDTLVEDLRYGTVAINAWTGVGYLTPAATWGAYPGHVLNDVQSGIGVVHNGFLVEKPERTVVRGPFRPFPRSVAHGEWALSPKPPWFVSNATAAGTGELLVNFASKPSLLKVPRIFISALRG, from the coding sequence ATGACCGATGTACAGATCGAATCCCCGGTAGATCAGGCACTGCAGGACTTGGCTGAAGGTGAAAAAACCTGGGCCAAGACATCTTTGGCCGGTCGACTGCAACTGCTGGCAGATACCCGCCAGCGCGTGATCGACAACGCGCAGCAGTGGGTCCAGGCTGCGGCCTTCCAGATCAAAAAGCTCGATCCGCAGTCTCCGCTGGTCGGCGAGGAATGGATCTCGGGTCCCTACGCCGTCGCGGGCGCCCTTGCCGCCCTGATCGCCAGCCTGGAGCAGCTCCAAGCCGGACACAGCCCGCTGCGCGATGCCAAGTTCGGCGTGACCCCCGGCGGCCGCACCACCGTTTCGGTATTGCCGCTCAACGTCTTCGACAGCCTACTGCTGTCCGGGTTCAGCGCCGAGCTGTGGCTGCAGCCCGGTGTCGACCAGGCCGAGGCGCTGCGCACCGCAGGCCTGGCCCAGCGCGATCCCAGCCACACGCACGGTGTCGGCGCGGTACTCGGCGCCGGCAACATCACCTCGATCGCGCCGCTGGACACCCTGTACGAGTTGTTCGCCAACAACCGCGTGGTGGCACTCAAGCTCAACCCCATCACCGATCCGCTGCTGCCGGTGTTCACCAAGGTGCTGCAGCCGTTCATCGAAATCGGTGCGGTTCGAATCCTGACCGGCGGTGCCGACGTGGGCACCTACCTGGTGCACCACCAGCTGGTCGACCACGTTCATATGACCGGCAGTGCGATCACCCACGACGCGATCGTCTTCGGCACCGGTGAAGAGGGTGCCCAGCGCAAGGCCGCCAACCAGCCGGTCCTGGACAAGGCCATCACCAGCGAGCTGGGCGGCGTCTCGCCGACCATCGTGGTGCCCGGGGAATGGAACGCGTCCGATATCGAGTTCCAGACCCGCCACATCGCCACCCAGCGACTGCACAACAACGGCTACAACTGCATTGCCTCGCAGGTCGTGGTGCTGTCCAAGGCGTGGCCGCAGCGCGAGGAATTCCTCACCGCACTGCGTAAGGCCCTCGACGAGGCACCGGCACGTCCCGCCTACTACCCCGGTTCCGATGATCGGGTGGCGGGTGCGCAGCGGTCCTACCCCGATGCCGAGCGTCACGGGCAAAACGGTGCACGAGTGCTCGTGGTCGATCCCGACGATCGCACTGCCCTGCTGCGCACCGAATACTTCGGACCGGTCCTGGGTGTCATCGAACTGGATTCCGATGGAACGGAGTTCCTGCGGGAGGCCACCCGGGTCGCCAACGACGAATTCGTCGGCACCCTCGGCGTGAACGTGCTCGCGCACCCGGACAGCATCAAGGCGCTGGGATCGGATTTCGACACCCTGGTCGAGGACCTGCGGTACGGCACCGTGGCCATCAACGCCTGGACCGGCGTGGGCTACCTGACTCCCGCTGCCACCTGGGGCGCGTACCCGGGCCACGTCCTCAACGACGTGCAAAGCGGAATCGGTGTGGTGCACAACGGGTTCCTGGTGGAAAAGCCGGAACGCACCGTGGTGCGCGGACCGTTCCGGCCGTTCCCGCGGTCGGTGGCACACGGCGAATGGGCCCTGTCCCCCAAGCCGCCGTGGTTCGTGAGCAATGCCACAGCGGCAGGCACTGGCGAACTACTGGTCAATTTCGCCAGTAAGCCCAGCCTGCTGAAAGTCCCCCGCATCTTCATCTCCGCGCTACGGGGCTGA